The Drosophila gunungcola strain Sukarami unplaced genomic scaffold, Dgunungcola_SK_2 000235F, whole genome shotgun sequence DNA segment TATGACTTCCAATTTTGAGATAAAACGGTTTACACAAGAATGTTGTGTTCCTGCGGCTGCTTTACGAATTACACAAAAACGATATATTCTTTTGGCTGAGATTCTTCTTTTCATCCTCGTCGCCAATAATGTTGGCAGTAGCAATCTCGTCGAGTGCTTGGTACAGACTGATTTTATTTAGAGATCAGCGAGAGAATGAACATAAGTAACGTGTGTTTGTGTACATGTGTGTGCTTATAGAACGAAGGAATACATAATAGTTTTGGATGTAAGAGGTagcgaaaataaattttgcttATACATAACAGTATATAAgacggagcgagccggatcggccGACTAcaacatatagctcccatttccaattttttatttttctattttttttttttttgttagttttttgatatatagtaacggttaattattttaaaattacggtgtaaatttgatcaaaatcggtcgacattatcatatagctaccatGGGAACGACcggaatatttaaaaatatacattaacAAAACCATTATAACTTCtctgattttaattaatttttttaattattttgggcACACAAatgcttatttttattcaattcggATAACGATATCATacagctgccataggaacgatcaaataattttaaatttacttaagcATGTAAGgatataattcaaaatgtagatgatttaaagaatatttaacttttgcaatatctgcaagggtTTATTAACTTGGCTAACGTTAGACGTTCCTACTAATAACTAACATAATACGAAGCCTTACATAGATTAAGAACTAGACAAGACCACTCATAtctgtcaaaaaaaaaacttgtacaCTTTTgcataatattaaaattaaactaaccATTATAACATTTCAAACAAATTAACTCACAGCGAATTATTGAGTCTTATGTCGAAAAAAGACAAGGAACAACATATGGACCACCAAATCAAAGGGCGATGACCATATTTATTGATGATATAAACATGCCTGTCATTAACGAATGGGGAGATCAAATCACAAACGAAATTGTGCGACAGATGATAGAACAGCGTGGGTTTTACTCATTGGAGCGGCCAGGCGATTTTTCAACCATTATGGACATACAATTGCTCTCAGCTATGATACATCCAGGAGGAGGAAGAAATGATATCCCAAACCGTTTAAAGCGtcatttatgtatttttaactgTACCTTACCAAGTAATAATTCATTAgaccaaatttttaaaagtattggCGCAGGGTACTTTTGTACTGAAAGGTTTAATGACGAGGTTGTAGAAGTTATTCCTCTTTTAGTTCCATTGACTAgaattttttggcaaaatgTAAAGATAAAAATGTTACCAACACCAGCTAACtttcattacatttttaatttgagagATCTTTCTCGAATATGGGAAGGAATtcttaaagttaaatatgAGGAATGCAAAACAGTGGAGCAAGTCCTAAAACTATGGTGCCATGAGTGTACCAGAGTTATTTCAGACCGTTTCACAGCTGAAAAGGATAAAATTTGGTTTATAGCTAGGATGAAATCTGACGCcgaattaattataaaagaaatcaTTGAATACTACCCAGAAGAGCCCACATATTGGGTTGACTTTTTACGTGACGCTCCAGAAGGTCAGGAAGAAGAGGACGAGGAAATGTCTTTTGAGCCCCCTAAAGTATATGAAGAAATACCAAGGtcagtaaaacaaaaatagtaaCTTGTTATACCCGTTCTTCACAGgacaaaaatgaatttatgcAGAAAGAAGCGTTAAAATAGTAGTATAATTGTTTTGGATTACAATTAACCGTAAGTTAGCTATGACTGAGTTTTACCCATCCGTTAGTCTGTTTGCCGTTTGTTTGCTTAAACGTCAAGATTTCAtgtaaaaattacatttattagttgagtttatcaatatttatatacaccTTACACTTAAAGGGGTCTATGCCGTACCTATATATTTTGCTGAATTCGAATCATTTTGTTAAATCTAAATATCCCTTCAGTTTCTCTCCTCGAGAGTAGAAGACTCCCTTAACAAGTACCCATGCGAATACGGAACAATTGGCCAATGAGTACGGGCACTTCATAGTCGAGAAACTCGattatagatatatttttttgttttatctatacatgtttattttaatagttttgatTTTGTGAGAACAAAAGTAATGGTATTTATGTCACAGTTTAATGAGTATATAAGAGGATATAATATGgacatggttttttttatggaCGCTTTAAAGCATCTGATGATAGTTTCCCGCATTGTTAGTAATCCAAGAGGAAACGCATTACTTGTTGGAGTAGGTGGATCCGGAAAACAGAGCTTAACAAGACTAGCTTCTTTTATAGCTGGCtacaaattttttcaaattacatTAACACGCTCTTATAATACtggaaatttaattgaagACTTAAAGTTTTTGTACCGAACTGCTGGTCTTGATGGAAATGGAATGACTTTTATATTTACCgacaatgaaattaaagaagaGTCCTTCTTAGAATTTATCAATAACATTCTAAGCTCTGGCGAAATTGCTAATCTTTTTGCTAAAGATGAACTGGATGAAATGTATGGAGAGTTAATTCCAATAATGAAAAACTTCAGCCTCGTCGACCAGCTACTCAAGACAATCTCTACGATTTTTTCATATCGCGCGCCCGTTTTAATCTTCACATAGTCCTTTGTTTTTCTCCAGTTGGAGAAAAGTTTCGTATGCGTTCACTAAAGTTTCCTGGACTTATATCTGGATGTGTAATAGACTGGTTCCAAAAATGGCCGGAAGATGCTCGAGTCGCAGTCTCAAGACACTATTTGTCTGATTTTCAGATTGTTTGTAGTGACAAAATTAAAGATCAGGTTATTGATATAATGAGTTGGATTCATGAGACGGTTCAAGACACTTGTATAAGCTATTACGATCGGTTTCGAAGAGTTACTTTTGTCACTCCAAAGTCACTGATATCATTCCTAGAAAGTTATAAGCTGTTATACAAAGACAAACAAGATCACATCGTAATAATGTCGGAGCGAATGAGCTCTGGGTTGGACAAACTTGATGAAGCAGGAGCATCTGTCGCAATACTAAAAAcagatttaattgaaatgaataAAGTAATTGCTTTTGCTAGTGGGGAAGCGGAAGAAGTTTTAGCCACTGTAGAGCAATCAAAAGCTGCAGctgaaatagttaaattggaggtagcacaaaaaaaaagtcaagccgaagttcttgtaaaaaatatatcagcAGTAAAACATGTTGCGGAAGCAAAATTAGAAAAAGCTCTTCCTGCACTGGAGGAAGCAGAAGCagctttaaaaactataaaagcagCTGATATTGCTACAGTCAGAAAACTGGGGAAACCTCCCTACCTAATAACCCTAATAATGGATTGcgtttgtatattatttagaagaaaaataaaacctaTTCGGCCTGACACAGATAAATCTTTTATACAAAGTTCTTGGGAAGAATCATTAAAGGTCATGTCTGATACAAGCTTCCTAAGAAAAATCGTAGAGTATCCTACAGATTTGATTAACGCTGAAATGGTCGATATGATGGTGCCGTATTTTCAATATCCGTAAGTTTTAAACAaaccacttttttttaactaatttttgttttaaagttgAAAGGACTTTTTCATAGGCTGGGATAGGCTTCAGTCTGGCCAGAGTCCTCTACAGGTAAATttgttgcgtagagaaaaacagacctcggaaactGGGCCCTGCGCGAATCGAAGGGGAGTGCGCGGGGAAATCGGCGGAGATTTCCCCGTCCGGCAAGCGTTCGGATTGCGCAGAGAAAACCTCGGAAAAACGAAAATACGGGAGCTTGTCCGACGTGGATTTGCACGCGGGCAGCTTTGTCTTCCGCGTTGcatagagaaaacagacctcggagacgcaactcAGAAGTCTCACTTGCCCAAAGAGCCCCTCTGTAAAATTTACTAAATGTTACTAGCCTGTCCCTAGCCTGGACGTGAGTAGGAAAAGTCCGGCGGTagttttcccgcgcttttctccggtctggtaagcgttcgtattgcgtaCAGAAAAtagacctcggagacgcaacacgagaacttgcccgacctggagtagcacgtgggtggcattggtgtccgcgttgcgtagataaaacagacctcggaaacgctATGCGGCAACCTGACCAACCCGAAAAAGCACTCCccgaagttcactaaattttattagtcTGTCACGAGCCTGGACGTGGGTAGAAAAGACCGGcggtagtttcccgcgcttttccccggtctggtaagcgttcgtattgcgtagagaaaacagacctcggagacgcaacacgTGAACTTGCCCGACCAGGAGTAGCACGTGGGTGgctttggtgtccgcgttgcgtagagaaaacagaccttgGAAACGCAACgcggcaacctggccaacccCAAAAAGCACTCCccgaagttcactaaattttattaactgtccctaacctggacgtgagtagaaaagACCGTCGGTAGTTTCCCGCGCCTTTCTCCGGTATGGTAAGCGTTtgtattgcgtagagaaaacagacctcggagacgcaacacgaGAACTTGCCCGACCTGGAGTAGCACTTGGGTAAAGAAAAGCCTAGTACTACGTTACCTAACTTTCCTAGCCTGAGTGCGAAGATCAAACTATCTTTTCCCGCTTAAAGGTAACTTGTTACTAGCTTCGTCGCGAATCGCTCCTCCTGGGGTATTCTGTAGAGTCGTCGTGTTGTTCTTCGCGCGGATGATATTTTTTCAGATCGCCTATGCCAGCTGTACGCCTCTTCCGGCCGTCTACCTGCTGTAGCCGCATGACATTTGATGCAAGTTTTCCGTTAAAACAATCGCTGGCCTTGGAAAGATGGTGAAGACGGACAAGCACCTGTGAACCTATTTGGGGTCGCCACTCGCGTCGCCTCAGGTTGTAGTGTCGACTTTGTTCCTGAGAAGCTATCTGATTGGTTTCCAGGGCCGTGCGGAACGCTTCCTTTTGGCTCGTTTCGTTGGGTCCAATGGCGACGCATTTAACTCGGGTGCGACCGCATCGAAGAGGGCACATGGCAACCTAGGCTCCCGCCCTTGTACTAGATAAGCCCCGTGCTATCTGAGATGCTGGTGCTTATGGCGAGGGAGATCTCGGGCAGTAGTTGGTCCCATATCCGATGATCCTGATTCACATATTGTGCTATCATTGTCTTGATAGTACGGTTGGCGCGCTCCGTCGGATTTTGCTGGGGGGAGTACGGAGCGGTGTATTCCAGTTGATTACCGTTGTTCCGGCAGAACGCCCGGAAGCTTCGGCTGGTGAAttgcgtgccgttgtcgcaaATCAACCTTCTGGGGGCTCCAAAGCGAGAGAGCATCCTTTCTCGGAATCCGAACTCCAGTTGGGCGGCAGTGGCCTTCTTCAATGAGATGAGCTCTACCCACTTGGAGAATATATCGATGAATACCAGGAGCGCGAACGGCTCCGTAGGTTGGCGAGTGAGCATCTTGCTGGCTGGTTTACGCTGACTAACCTTGTACTGTTGGCAGGTCAGACAGATAGTGACATACCGTACCACGTCCCGATGAAGTCCAGGCTAGAAGTAACGTTGGGCGATCCTCCTGAGTGTCTTCCGGATGCCCAGGTGCTCGGCGGAGGGTTGGTCGTGGCATTCTCCAAGTACTCGTTGACGCTGTTCTCGGGGTACGCACAGCTTTCTGGAGTTGCCTACCCTGACGCCTGTGGGATGCCCTATGTGTCTATAGAGCTGTCCATTATCCAGGGAGTAGTCCGGAAATTTCTCGGGACGTCTTTGGACCTGCTCTTGCATCTTTCATACCCATTTGCAGTGTCACTTAAGTTCCGCGAGTAACTGGAGTCTTCCGAGTGGTTGCCGGGAGGGGGCGTCGGCGACCACGTTGTATTTACCCTTCCGGTAAATTACGTCGAACTGGTACTGTTGAAGTTCCAATGCCCACCGAGCTATCCGTCCCGTCCCGTACCGTTAATGGAAGTCAACCATTTGAGGGCCAGGTGATCTGTGATCACGTCAAACTTATAACCCTTTCCATGTAGCAACGTAGCTTTCGGGTGGCCCACACAATGGCGAGGCACTCTTTTTCCGTGGCCGAGTAGTTCTCCTCTGTCTGCTCGAGTCGACGGCTCACGTAGGCGATTACTCGTTCGTCGCCCCCAATGTTCTGGGTGAGGACCGCGCCGAGTCCTTGGTCGCTGTCGTCCGTCTGAAGTTggaacttataaaaaaatttgggCAGGTCAATACCGGGGCGGACGTCAGTCGCGCCTTAAGTAAATCGAACGCCTGCTGTTGGGGTTCTTCCCAGCTCCACTTTTCTCCCTTCCTCAGAAGACGCGACATTGGTTGTACTAGGGAGGCAAAGTCTTGGACATAACGTCTGTACCAAGATGCGATTCCGAGATGGCGGCGAAGTTCCTTGACGTTAGTCGGGGGATGTAGTCCCTGAATTGCCGCTGTTTTGTTTGGGTCTGTCCTGATGCCTTCCTCGCTGATCAGGTGACCCAAATACACTAATCTTTTTTGGAAGAAATTGCACTTACCCCTTAAGCGCAGATTTTCTTCTCGGAGGCGCCGGAAGACTTCCCTCAGATTGAGCGCATGGTTCTCCCACGTTGCCCCGATGACGATGGTGTCGTCTAAATAAGCGAAGGCGTGGGGCTCCATATCGGGGCCGATAACGCTGTCCAGGGCACGTTGGAAAGTCGCTGGGGCTCGGAATGAAGTCCAAAGAGTCCACGTCCGGGGACAGTGAATGCGGTGCATTCTCGACTGGCTTTCGCCATGGGAATCTGTCAGTACCCGTTTTTGAGGTCCAACGTGGAGATGTACCGGTCGTTCCGTAGATGTTCCAGGATATGGTTGATGCGTGGAAGCGGGTACGCGTCGGGTATGGAGTATGCGTTGAGTTGACGATAGTCAACGCACATTCGCATGTCCCCTGTCTTCTTTCGGACCAGCACCAGCGGTGCGCTGTGCGGGCTTCGAGAGGGTTCGATTCGTCCGTCCTGCAGCAGTACGTCCACCTGTTCGTTGATGATACGCTGCATGCCCGGGTTCTTGGGATAACACCGCTGTTTCAGTGGCTTATCTTGTGCTGGCTAAGCGTTCCTGACTCGCGAGATACTTCCGAAAAGGGTTCCTTTTCTTGGCCACGGCGGCATCCGGTAGCGGC contains these protein-coding regions:
- the LOC128266034 gene encoding dynein axonemal heavy chain 5-like; translated protein: MRSLKFPGLISGCVIDWFQKWPEDARVAVSRHYLSDFQIVCSDKIKDQVIDIMSWIHETVQDTCISYYDRFRRVTFVTPKSLISFLESYKLLYKDKQDHIVIMSERMSSGLDKLDEAGASVAILKTDLIEMNKVIAFASGEAEEVLATVEQSKAAAEIVKLEVAQKKSQAEVLVKNISAVKHVAEAKLEKALPALEEAEAALKTIKAADIATVRKLGKPPYLITLIMDCVCILFRRKIKPIRPDTDKSFIQSSWEESLKVMSDTSFLRKIVEYPTDLINAEMVDMMVPYFQYPQYTFEAAKVACGNVAGLLSWTMAMAKYFEVNKEVLPLKANLAVQEAKYQKASGDLQEAEELLMQKENELAE